Proteins found in one Hippopotamus amphibius kiboko isolate mHipAmp2 chromosome 12, mHipAmp2.hap2, whole genome shotgun sequence genomic segment:
- the LOC130832990 gene encoding keratin, type II cuticular Hb1-like: MTCGSSCCSSLRGVCKSSSCVTTQGCSSGRTFSCISACGPRPGRCCITATPSYGISCYHGLIAGFGSRSVCGGFRAGSYHSFGYHSGGLSRPSLPCITTVSVNESLLAPLNLEIDPNAQCVKHEEKEQIKNLNSRFAAFIDKVRFLEQQNKLLETKLQFYQNRQCCESNLEPLFNGYIETLRQEAERGEADSGRLASELNSVQEVLEGYKKKYEEEVALRTTAENEFVRIKQEVNGAYVRKGDLEANAHSLVEEVGFLKTLYEEEMRVMQAHISDTSVIVKMDNSQDLNMDSIIAEIKAHYDDIASRSRAEAESWYRSKVIEIKTTVTRHGETLRRTKDEINELNRMIQRLTAEIENARCQNSKLEAAVTQAEQQGEAALNDAKYKLAGLEEALQKAKQDMACLVKEYQEVMNSKLGLDIEIATYRRLLEGEEQRLCEGISAVNISASSSLSGVVCGDLSATRTCGIKFCRMGACGSSWKKC, from the exons ATGACCTGTGGATCGTCTTGCTGTAGCTCCCTTAGGGGAGTCTGCAAATCCAGTTCCTGCGTGACCACTCAAGGATGCAGTTCTGGCCGCACCTTCAGCTGCATCTCTGCCTGCGGGCCCCGGCCCGGCCGCTGCTGCATCACCGCCACCCCCAGCTACGGCATCTCCTGCTACCACGGCCTCATCGCAGGCTTCGGCAGCCGCAGTGTCTGTGGGGGCTTCCGCGCCGGCTCCTACCACAGCTTCGGGTACCACTCTGGCGGCCTGTCCCGCCCCAGCCTGCCCTGCATCACCACCGTGTCGGTCAACGAGAGCCTCCTCGCGCCCCTCAACCTGGAGATCGACCCCAATGCGCAGTGTGTGAAGCACGAGGAGAAGGAGCAGATCAAGAACCTCAACAGCAGGTTTGCTGCCTTCATTGACAAG GTGCGCTTCCTGGAGCAGCAGAACAAGCTGCTGGAGACCAAGCTGCAGTTCTACCAGAACCGCCAGTGCTGTGAGAGCAACCTGGAGCCACTGTTCAATGGCTACATCGAGACACTGAGGCAGGAGGCTGAGCGTGGGGAGGCTGACAGCGGGAGGCTGGCCTCGGAGCTCAACAGCGTGCAGGAGGTGCTGGAGGGCTACAAGAAGAA GTATGAAGAGGAGGTCGCCCTGAGGACCACGGCAGAGAATGAATTTGTCAGAATCAAGCAG GAGGTTAACGGTGCCTATGTGCGCAAGGGAGATCTGGAAGCCAATGCCCATAGCCTGGTAGAGGAGGTGGGCTTCCTGAAGACCCTGTATGAGGAG GAGATGAGAGTTATGCAAGCCCACATCTCAGACACCTCGGTCATTGTCAAGATGGACAACAGTCAGGACCTGAACATGGACAGCATTATCGCCGAGATCAAGGCTCATTATGACGACATTGCCAGCCGCAGCCGGGCTGAGGCTGAGTCCTGGTACCGCAGCAAGGTGATT GAGATCAAGACCACGGTGACCCGGCACGGGGAGACCCTGCGCCGCACCAAGGACGAGATCAACGAGCTGAACCGCATGATCCAGAGGCTGACGGCCGAGATCGAGAATGCCAGGTGCCAG AACTCCAAGCTGGAGGCTGCAGTGACCCAGGCGGAGCAGCAGGGCGAGGCGGCCCTTAATGATGCCAAGTACAAGCTGGCGGGGCTGGAGGAGGCCCTGCAGAAGGCCAAGCAGGACATGGCCTGCCTGGTGAAGGAGTACCAGGAGGTGATGAACTCCAAACTGGGGCTGGACATCGAGATTGCCACCTACAGGCGCCTGCTGGAGGGTGAGGAGCAGAG GCTGTGTGAAGGCATCAGTGCTGTGAACATCA GTGCGAGCAGCTCCCTGAGTGGAGTCGTATGTGGGGACCTTTCAGCCACCCGCACCTGCGGCATCAAGTTCTGTAGGATGGGAGCCTGTGGCAGCAGCTGGAAGAAGTGCTAA